In Streptococcus mitis, the DNA window CAAGCTCGCCATGCTGATAAATTCCCTCAACCAGTCCTATATTTCAGCCAAGCGAATCGAGGAAGTCTTTGCAGAATCTCCAGAGGATATCCATTCAGAGTTAGAACAAAAGCAAGCTACCAGCGAGGAGGTTTTACAAGTCCAAGAACTGATCTTTACCTATCCAGATGCGGCCCAGCCTTCTCTGAGAGGCATTTCTTTTGATATGAAGCAAGGGCAAATCCTTGGTATCATTGGGGGGACGGGTTCTGGTAAATCAAGCTTGGTGCAAGTCTTACTTGGACTTTACCCAGCAGACAAGGGGAGCATTGACCTTTATAGAAATGGACGTAGTCCTCTTAATCTTGAGCAGTGGCGGTCTTGGATTTCCTATGTGCCCCAAAAGGTCGAACTTTTTAAAGGAACCATTCGTTCCAACCTGACTCTAGGTTTCAATCAAGAAGTAACGGATCAAGAACTTTGGCAGGCCTTGGAAATCGGGCAAGCCAAGGATTTTGTCAGTGAAAAGGAAGGACTCTTGGATGCCATAGTTGAGGCAGGAGGACGAAATTTCTCGGGCGGTCAAAAACAAAGACTGTCGATCGCTCGAGCAGTCTTGCGCCAAGCTCCATTTCTCATCCTAGATGATGCGACTTCGGCCCTCGACACCATTACCGAGTCTAGGCTCTTGAAAGCTATTCGAGAAAATTTGCCAAATACAAGCTTAATTTTGATTTCTCAACGGACTTCGACACTACAGATGGCTGACCAGATTCTCCTCTTGGAAAAAGGGGAGCTCCTAGCTATCGGCAAGCACGAGGACTTGATGAAATCCAGTCAAGTTTATCGCGAAATCAATGCATCCCAACATGGTAAGGAGGACTAGTATGAGACAACAAACTGCAAACCAGACGCTCAAACGTTTGGCAAAAGATTTAGCAAGCCATCCCTTCCTCCTTTTCCTAGTCTTTCTAGGAACTATTGCCCAGGTTGGCTTATCAATTTATCTTCCTATCTTGATTGGGCAGGTCATTGACCAAGTCCTGGTGGCTGGTTCTTCACCAGTTTTTTGGCAGATTTTTCTCCAAATGATCTTGGTGGTCATAGGAAATACCCTTGTACAGTGGGTCAATCCTCTTCTCTATAATCGCCTAATCTTCTCTTATACCAGAGACTTGCGAGAGCAAATCATCCATAAGCTCCATCGGTTACCAATTGCTTTTGTGGATCGACAAGGAAGTGGAGAGATGGTCAGTCGTGTGACCACAGACATCGAACAGTTGGCAGCTGGCTTGACTATGATTTTTAACCAATTTTTCATTGGTGTCTTGATGATTTTAGTCAGCATTCTAGCCATGCTCCAAATTCATCTCCTCATGACCCTCTTGGTCTTGCTGTTGACGCCACTATCCATGGTAATTTCACACTTTATTGCCAAGAGATCCTATCATCTCTTCCAAAAGCAAACGGAGACAAGAGGGATTCAGACCCAGTTGATTGAAGAATCGCTTAGCCAACAGACCATTATCCAGTCCTTCAATGCTCAGGAAGAGTTTATCCAAAGATTGCATGAGGCTAATGATAACTACGCAGACTATTCTCAGTCAGCCATCTTTTATTCTTCAACGGTCAATCCTTCGACTCGATTTGTAAATTCGCTCATTTATGCCCTTCTAGCTGGAGTAGGAGCTTATCGTATCATGATGGGATCCACACTGACCATTGGGCGTTTAGTGACTTTTTTGAACTATGTCCAACAGTACACCAAGCCCTTTAACGATATTTCTTCAGTTCTAGCCGAATTGCAAAGTGCTCTCGCTTGTGCAGAACGTGTCTATGCTGTCTTAGAGAGTCCTGAGGTGGCTGAAACAGGTAAGGAAGTCATGACCAGTGACCAAGTCAAGGGGGCTATTTCCTTTAAACATGTTTCTTTTGGCTATCATCCTGAGAAGGTCTTGATTAAGGACTTGTCTATCGATATCCCAGCTGGTAGCAAGGTAGCCATCGTTGGTCCGACAGGTGCCGGAAAATCAACTCTTATCAATCTCCTCATGCGTTTTTATCCTATTAACTCGGGAGATATATTGTTAGATGGTCATTCCATTTACAACTATACCCGAGCGTCATTGAGACAGCAGTTTGGGATGGTGCTCCAAGAAACCTGGCTCAAGCAAGGAACTATTCATGACAATATTGCCTTTGGAAATCCTGAAGCCAGTCGGGAGCAGGTGATTGCTGCTGCCAAAGCAGCCAATGCAGATTTTTTCATCCAACAGTTGCCGCAGGGATACGATACTAAGTTGGAAAATGCAGGAGAATCTCTCTCTGTCGGCCAAGCCCAACTCTTGACTATCGCCCGAGTCTTTCTAGCTATCCCTAAGATTCTTATCTTAGACGAGGCGACTTCCTCCATCGATACACGGACAGAAGTACTGGTTCAGGATGCCTTTACCAAACTCATGAAGGGGCGCACAAGTTTTATCATTGCCCACCGCTTGTCAACCATTCAGGATGCGGATTTGATTCTTGTCTTGGTAGATGGTGATATTGTTGAGCATGGTAACCATCATGACCTCATGGCTAGAAAGGGCAAGTATTACCAAA includes these proteins:
- a CDS encoding ABC transporter ATP-binding protein, which encodes MKHLLSYFKPYIKESILAPLFKLLEAVFELLVPMVIAGIVDQSLPQRDQGHLWMQIGLLLIFAVIGVLVALVAQFYSAKAAVGFAKELTDDLYRHILSLPKNSRDRLTTSSLVTRLTSDTYQIQTGINQFLRLFLRAPIIVFGAIFMAYRISSELTFWFLVMVVILTIVIVGLSRLVNPLYSSLRKKTDQLVQETRQQLQGMRVIRAFGQEKRELQIFQTLNQVYARLQEKTGFWSSLLTPLTYLIVNGTLLVIIWQGYISIQGSLLSQGALIALINYLLQILVELVKLAMLINSLNQSYISAKRIEEVFAESPEDIHSELEQKQATSEEVLQVQELIFTYPDAAQPSLRGISFDMKQGQILGIIGGTGSGKSSLVQVLLGLYPADKGSIDLYRNGRSPLNLEQWRSWISYVPQKVELFKGTIRSNLTLGFNQEVTDQELWQALEIGQAKDFVSEKEGLLDAIVEAGGRNFSGGQKQRLSIARAVLRQAPFLILDDATSALDTITESRLLKAIRENLPNTSLILISQRTSTLQMADQILLLEKGELLAIGKHEDLMKSSQVYREINASQHGKED
- a CDS encoding ABC transporter ATP-binding protein, giving the protein MRQQTANQTLKRLAKDLASHPFLLFLVFLGTIAQVGLSIYLPILIGQVIDQVLVAGSSPVFWQIFLQMILVVIGNTLVQWVNPLLYNRLIFSYTRDLREQIIHKLHRLPIAFVDRQGSGEMVSRVTTDIEQLAAGLTMIFNQFFIGVLMILVSILAMLQIHLLMTLLVLLLTPLSMVISHFIAKRSYHLFQKQTETRGIQTQLIEESLSQQTIIQSFNAQEEFIQRLHEANDNYADYSQSAIFYSSTVNPSTRFVNSLIYALLAGVGAYRIMMGSTLTIGRLVTFLNYVQQYTKPFNDISSVLAELQSALACAERVYAVLESPEVAETGKEVMTSDQVKGAISFKHVSFGYHPEKVLIKDLSIDIPAGSKVAIVGPTGAGKSTLINLLMRFYPINSGDILLDGHSIYNYTRASLRQQFGMVLQETWLKQGTIHDNIAFGNPEASREQVIAAAKAANADFFIQQLPQGYDTKLENAGESLSVGQAQLLTIARVFLAIPKILILDEATSSIDTRTEVLVQDAFTKLMKGRTSFIIAHRLSTIQDADLILVLVDGDIVEHGNHHDLMARKGKYYQMQKASDFSSE